The window CAGATATCTTTTGATTCAAGTTAAATGCACAAAAGAaggcacacaaacacatttagtaACATGAAACATCTGACTGAAAAAGTCTGATTAAGCAGTTTATATTCTGAAATCTATTTCTAGGTTTTGTTCAGTgtgcattaaattatatttggaTGTACATGATACTTTTCTGTACAAACAGAATGTTTTTAGCTTTGTAAATTTATACTAATCTCTGTTAACATCCTGTTTACAACTGCCTTTGACACCCTGCCACCTATAGTCCACCCCTCGTGTGATCATATGACTTGACTCACTTGCATGctacttctttaaaataaaataacatcagTTGTTCGCAAAGAGTTAGTTGAAAAGAGACGTGCCGAAGACTTGCTTGAACAAAATGAGCAGTGCTGAGGGTGTTCGTGACCAGAACTGGCTTAGagcttcattttctttaaataatataaaatgtgattGCTTTTTTCTGTAAGTAGAACATCCATGAGAACATGCAAACACCACACAGAAAAGCCTCCTCAGCTGAGACCCAAAACAGGGACCTTCTTGCTGTGAGGCCACAATGCAGCTCTTTGTTGATGTTANNNNNNNNNNNNNNNNNNNNNNNNNNNNNNNNNNNNNNNNNNNNNNNNNNNNNNNNNNNNNNNNNNNNNNNNNNNNNNNNNNNNNNNNNNNNNNNNNNNNNNNNNNNNNNNNNNNNNNNNNNNNNNNNNNNNNNNNNNNNNNNNNNNNNNNNNNNNNNNNNNNNNNNNNNNNNNNNNNNNNNNNNNNNNNNNNNNNNNNNNNNNNNNNNNNNNNNNNNNNNNNNNNNNNNNNNNNNNNNNNNNNNNNNNNNNNNNNNNNNNNNNNNNNNNNNNNNNNNNNNNNNNNNNNNNNNNNNNNNNNNNNNNNNNNNNNNNNNNNNNNNNNNNNNNNNNNNNNNNNNNNNNNNNNNNNNNNNNNNNNNNNNNNNNNNNNNNNNNNNNNNNNNNNNNNNNNNNNNNNNNNNNNNNNNNNNNNNNNNNNNNNNNNNNNNNNNNNNNNNNNNNNNNNNNNNNNNNNNNNNNNNNNNNNNNNNNNNNNNNNNNNNNNNNNNNNNNNNNNNacactgcaggtaggctcaggtcatgcttgttataataCACagcaagtttggtgtcaatatgacaaactattacagagatatagcctcacattgatttttgctagcttttcgtagaattctttcgcgtgttattcgtgaacggctggacaaatcgacttgaattccataactttttgccagcatggtctgaagatgatctggatcaatttttgtgacaatcggtgcaacggcctaggacgagttcgaaaaagtaggttttacgaacaattgagaatagcgaaaaaactaaaccttacgatttttgaattttggtgtccattcaactcggcataagccaaggaatcagagggaatttttgttgtgtggcttacggttcaaacgttattagcataaatcttttgaaagtttggacaagtggtggcgctagagagtttgagttagagactccaaacttgctatggttaatattgggactgtcctctatcagtgtgcaaaattatacaactttcccgcaagcggttctatgggctgccatagacttgcggcggaagaaacggaagaagaagaagcagaatGATAAGAACGGCAACGGATACAAAAGGTGCcttcgcaccttcggtgcttggcccctaaatatagctgcaagcagcaattgcggggccaagcacaacagaggcagaatgaggagctaagcacggcaaggagcaacagaccaACTGTAACAATGAGTAACTAAAATCATTCTAGGATGATAtcgttgaaatggctgaaaaatcataaatacaaccaataatataatttaatggcttatcacttttgaccaataggtggtgctgttttcaaattgatgtgatgcgTTCTGTGTGAgctgacaatgacacacacaaattttggtgtcattatgccaaagctttacagagatacagcctcagaacCATTTTGGCATCAGGCCTAAAATCTGTAGTGGCGCTGTACGAAAACGGTTTACTCTATctacacgaaatccataactttgagtcaggacagtctgaagatgatctgactcaattttggtgaaaatcagatcAACGGTCTAGGAGGTGTACGAACAAGTAGGTTTcgaacattaatcaaaatggtggaAAGGAAGTTCGGCCAAgtatggtataattggtatgtatgttgtcaacatgacccaaggaatattttgagaccagttttattacattaggCTAAAGCAatcacaagttattagcatttttggaaatttcattattaatgtttaatgaatggtgtattacttctgaccagtaggtgacgctgttaccaaatttatgtggcgtggtcaggatgttgtgacaatagcacatataaaatttggtgtcaatatgtcaaggctttgcagagatacagcctcagatgtaatTTGGCATCTTTACAGCAAATTCGTTGAAGCGCTAAACAAAAACGGTTTTGTCTAttgacacgaaattcataactttttgccagcatggtctgaagatgatctgagtcaaatttggtgaagatcggactaacggtctaggaggagttcgaaaaagtaggttttgtacattaatcaaaatggcagacaggaagttcggccaatttcggcataatggatATCAATGTTTTTGGCTTGACGCAAGGAATCTATTGAcatcagtttcattacaataggctaatgtaaacagaagttattagcatttttgtaaatttctttataacttttgaccacaaggtggcgctgctcccaaactttttgagtactgtcagggcatggtgccgaagacacataccgagttttgtaaaatatagcatttttggacaaaattcaatatggccgacacccaaattggctgacatgggaaaatgggatatggttcgactcggcatgatgcaccgaatctaaagagaccggTTTCATGATTTTTGGCCTAACTACttagaagttataagcaaaaatacccatttttcatatctcctaaccactaggtggcactgtgccgaAACATTGCACATTGTCTCAGGTCCTGCTTGTTATAACACTCACCAAGTTTGGCCTCAATACGCCAAACCATTGTGGAGATATAGCCTCTCAACCATTTTTGCGTGCTTTTCATAGAAATCGTTCACGCGTCATTTGaaaacggtttgactaatcaacttgaattccataactttttgccagcatggtctgaagatgatctgagccaattttggtgaaaatcagacaaaccgtctaggacaagttcgaaaaagtatgttttacaaataaaaatttatagaaaaaaaactaaaccttacgatttttaaattaaaacctaTCGAGGGTTCTAGGTAACCTACTGACGAGCTGACGTTGCCACCTTCCTGAGAGAACTTTGACCGTTGGGTGGGTCTAGCCGCAGGCCCAGCTACTGCAGTGCCTCAGCAGTTCTTGCAGGGGGCCAACCGTGGCCACGAGCAGGCAGGGGTTGTCGGGGGTACAGGGCCGGAGCCCGGCCCACGCCTGAGGCAAGATATACGATAGTCTCTGCCTGCTTTTCCATCATGAAGAACTGCCGTGCAAATTCTTCCACGGTGTTGTGAATAGACCGACCTGGGAAATGGGGGTTTGAGAAAGCGGACTTCTTAGCTTTCCCGAATTTCTGCCAGGTTAAGCCACAGGTGGCGCTCCTGGACCAACAAAGTGGACATCGCCcttcccagagcctgtgccGCAACTTTCATAGCTCAGAGAGTGTAATCGGTCGCTGAACGCAGTTCCTGTAGCTCTCACAAGCAGAACATGAACCACCAACGAGTGCTGCTTCAGCGTGAGCATGGCCCAACACTGAACAACGATCATGTCGATCGTTTGGGGAGGTAAGCCGCAACCAGAAAGACACGGAAGGAAAGGTATGTTTATCAACACAATCCCAACCGCGCCGGCTCTTTTAGAAAAATTACTCTTTTAGGAGGAAGATTTGCTCTCCAAGATCGCCATTGAAGCATCCAGGGGAACTCTCTCAACACTTTTCTGTGTTTGAGAAGGGAGAGACCGTTGCTTGTGCCATAGATCCAACGACGAAGAGGTGAATGGTGCTGCATCTCACAGACAGACACTGCATTTGGCTCCGAAGAATAGAACAAGTGAGCAGATGCCACGCtggcctatttatacccggatgtccggggcgtggccagctatgcaaattctgcacacccaattttattggccttttctcaatgttgtcagaggtgtttgggctcccaagagcaaCCCCTAATGTCGTACACTTGATACAATGTCGGAGTGAACGACAGAGAGGGAacggaagttatttttactttaaacaaCAGCTTGACACAGCTAACAAATGCACTGTGCAGCGCTGTCATCAGAAATCActcttaacagatgaaaggatagtaaCGTTATGACAAAGATAACACTTTCCTCAACAGATATTTACACTAATGtcttattgtgaatatgagattgagctgaagaataaatgctgtatcagatgcaggtaaatCACACtcactcagtccatctctctctcataacaCTCTACTGCACATAATATAGTGAGCTTTTAATagagtaatacaataagcttttaatgaagcaactcaatgtTCCTTTGTTATCAAAAGTGACGTTTTtgaattagtaacggaggcttgagctcagctgttaaactcaAACTTAGATTTGAATCCACCCTATATAAGCAGGAAGTAGTCCTGTACAAAAgagtgtttttaaagacactctgttgttgtttcttaaatatttacatacttatGCCTTCAAACTGTTGTAGAAATGCAATATCACATTCATAGATGTGAGATATGGCTATATATCAGCACACTGTGATTACCTACAGCCAAATTACTGCCGTGCCAATGTACATATCTCATATTTACtggtgtgatattgctcatatagatagatagacaaagagatatgtatgtgtgtgtgtgtgtgtgtaagagggggagagagagagagaatatttAAGGTGTATTTAAAGCACACAAACCTTCGTTGCTCTCAGCGACGCTCTGGTGGTGTGGACAGCGTATTACCACCTCAGAAACATGCTCTGATTTCTTATAAATTGCTGTGGCTCTTAGCATAGCACCCTTAGGTGGCTCTCTGCCCACCAGTACATCAACAGGACACGTTTTTGCAAGCTGACAATACAGCTTATTCAGCAACTGAGAATACTGAGGGAAAGACAGACAAAGGATTACAACAGGATGAATCTCACATTACTAACAACAGGGAGTTAGAGTTAGGACCTCTCATCAGCATGATTGGCACAAAGCAGGCCGCCTTCCACCATCAGGCTAAACTTTAACTCTTTACAGCTTAAAACATGCCCAGTCATGTTACATTTTCACTGTTGTCCTCAGACCTTCGGTCCAGCAAATGCTCTCTTGATCAAAatgtaaaggagaagtccacttccaaaacaaagatttacatatgatgtacctcttgtcatccaagatgttcatgtcttttttcttcaatcgtaaagaaattatgttttttgaggaaatcatttcagcatttttctattttgctatggtgccccgattttgaacttccaaaatgcagtttaaatgcggcttcaaacaatcccaaatgcggttgtaaaccatatcagccgagaaagaagggtcttatcttgcatAACgatcgttttttgttttttttttcataaaaataatacagtttatatatattttaatgtcaaatacttttcttgtcttactctgcctgtactgtttttttccagttcatgacagttagggtatgtcaaaaaactcgtattttctccctcaacttcaaaatcgtcctatattgctttttcccttttttgttaagggtgtttgatcttttcatGTTCACTCGCAAAGACTGTGTCGTACTTCTGTAgtgatgaaatgatttttgaagttgagggagaaaatacgattggagtttttcgacgtaccctaactgtcttgagccagaatacacagagttcagggagagcaaggcaagacgagcgtttgagattaaaaagtatttaaatagtattttttaaaatgaaaatcattgatcgttttgctagataagacccttcttcctcggctgggatcatttacaacagcatttgagatcgtttgaagccgcatttaaactgcattttggaagtttaaaatcggggcaccatagcagtccattatatggagaaaaacgctgaaatgttttcctcaaaaaacaatttctttacgactgaagaaagaaagacatttttttttttccaattcaaAATAGTTAATACAGtaagggtatgtcaaaaaactcccatcttgttttcttccccaacttcgtaatcatcctacatcgctgcagaagtactgacccagtgtttgcaaagtgaacatgcaaaaaagatcaaacgggagtttttcggcataccctaactgtattgacccggattacacagactacgcatgtgcatcgcagagatgagacaagacgaccatttgagattaaaagtatataaattgtcaatttgtttagaaaatgaccaatcgtttcgctagataagacccttcttcctcggctgggatcgtttagagccatttgaagctgcatttaaactgcattttagaagttcaaacttgggggcaccattaaagtccactatatggagaacattcctaaaaggttttcctcaagaaacaatttcttattgactgaagaaagacagacatgaacatcttggatgagaagggggtgagtaaattatctttaaatttttgttctggaagtgaacttctcatttAATAATTAGAACAAATGTTCCACAGATAATTTAAAATCAGCGGAATACCTACAACTCTATCGTAACACATTTTGTAATTCCTGCTTATTTTATTGCCTATTcctaaaattcttaaaaaaaaaaaaaattgggaaaaaCACTTGACTCATTGTACAAGCAgtagaactgaaataaaacaggaTTTATATATATTCCATTATAGTCACAAACAAGAAATAATCCATTAAGCAAAATAATTGACATTACACTTTCAATGGACTACTTTCACTGAGCCTCGTCACACACATCCGTTTTGAAATGTTACGGCTCAGTTATTTccggttatgtacattttcagcGTGCTGTAATCATGTAGTTGACTTAAACGCCTAATAAAATGGGATGATTTGAAAATCCGGGcattttcagagacaggagATGACATATTCTGATAATTACTGTTAACAATTTTCTAAACTCAACGAAACGTGAAGTTTTAATCCAACATAAACCAATCTGAGAAAGCAGTGGCTGGTAATCATACGTGATTGTTTCACCACAGGGTGTCAGTGCTCTACACTGGCCTAATCAGGAGGACGCTGCAGTGTTTGTCAGatctgatgaataagatcatgaaccttttttttaatctgtattaaatatgttagtcatTATTCTGTGtcatcatttcactgtatgtaggCCTAAtggcaaaatattaatattcaaagTTGTCGCACTGTCAACGTGTTACTGTTATAAATtagccatggttttactacaaataaaaccaaaaattgcaatttaagttaaaccatataaccacaaattaactcgGGTTTCACTACACTGACCATAGTTTAACGATAGTAGGCtgtttgtagtaaaagtgttgttatacaaatggtaaaaacatggcactttcactatagtaaaaccatggttaatatTCGTAagaatgtttacaaaaaaactgTACATTCAACAAGTACGAAATAtgatcagtaaaagaaaaatactgttcATGAGAATGCGGCAGATTAGTgcgaaaataaatgtatttattattcagaatgcacatacgGAAGAGAAACAGATTTATAGTAACATTTCAGCAGTGAAGATAATTCATGTTAATGCAGAGAATAtgatgaactgtttttttttttttttaaagaaatgccaaccctaaaatgtagtaataatttGCGTTCTCATTAGAAACTGTCTGTATGTAGGTGTGCTGAACACTAACTGGAAACTCCTGAGCAGTAATAAGCAGAACGCGGAAGTAGTTGTGCAAGCAGTCCATAACACTTCATATaccatttaaatttgtttaacaCTACTAGATATGTCTGTAAATGTATGCAGATGTGAGGGGAAAGCAGACATACTTAAAACTGCgcatattcaaaatattttgctcATCACTCACTGTAGATGTGGCTGACTTTGCAGTGCTGGATTGATTAAAGCATAACTGGAAGTCATATTCCCCAGGATAGTCTGTAGTGGATGGCACTACAGTGGCAGGAGGGGGGAGGCTGTCCACAACTGGGGCTACATCAGGAACAGCAGCAGTGTTCTCCGGGAGATCCAGGTCAAAGCCATCCGTAAAATGGCCATCAGGCAATGCCTTTGGTAGAGAGGGTTTAAATACAAGTACAGATGCATGTTTGATGCTGTATTCTGTACTTAGGTTTTAAATTAGAAGCAATAAAATTAACGTGGCAGTTAAGTCATAACTGCTGTTGGATCTCCAGTAGCAAAAATCCTAAGTcatttcagtcataaaaaaaaaaaaaaaaaaaaaaaaacagtttaaattatcAAGGAAGATAAAGCAACAGCTTACAGCAGTAAGCCAAGCATCGCTGTTTGTACGAGGCAGCTCCTTGATCAGCTCACCAAATCCTCtatggaaataaaaaataaaagatcaaaacacttttttaatggATGGAGATGCATTTCTGAGAACTGAtatcaaacaaaatatttttgttaaacgacatacttaaaaaaaaaaggtaaaaaattaacattaacaaataaatacaagcaTGATCGATGTTTGTGACTGCAATATGGTGTAGTATGTGCTGCTGCTGTATTGTTAGACCTTAATGAAAAGTTTCACTGTCCCTATAACTAATCTGTGTAAGGACTTACAGGTCCCCCCAGATCTGCTCAAATTTGCCCTGGCTCATGGGCAGCTCAAGAAGTTCCTTATCACTCATGGTCCCGCTACCTGCAGCCAACTTCACGGGCCAATAGAGGGCACTGGAGACtgtagaaatagaaaaaaagcaaGAGACCAGAACAAACGAAAAATttagacaaacaaacacacgAAAAGGCCACTGCGCATAACATATTTTCAACAAAACATTGGACTGTGAAACTGTAACatttacacctctctactgcaaAATGCGTCTCTGGACCAGAAAGAGATCACGGatcacaaaataatttttcaaaacggTTTCAAATCCTAATATATTATCCAAACAATGTCAAAACATATGGATGGTGTCATTAGAGACTATGAAGTTTGGTG of the Labeo rohita strain BAU-BD-2019 unplaced genomic scaffold, IGBB_LRoh.1.0 scaffold_450, whole genome shotgun sequence genome contains:
- the LOC127160767 gene encoding cellular tumor antigen p53 translates to MSDKELLELPMSQGKFEQIWGDLGFGELIKELPRTNSDAWLTAALPDGHFTDGFDLDLPENTAAVPDVAPVVDSLPPPATVVPSTTDYPGEYDFQLCFNQSSTAKSATSTYSQLLNKLYCQLAKTCPVDVLVGREPPKGAMLRATAIYKKSEHVSEVVIRCPHHQSVAESNEGLCALNTP